A genomic segment from Spongiibacter sp. IMCC21906 encodes:
- a CDS encoding DUF1134 domain-containing protein: MIRSSLLAMVLTLFTGLAAAQQPAATEEETNTATKTNNGFSQEEVLEKANAFFGETTEGLAKAVEKVFEDQGSPNAIIAGEEISAAISVGVRYGKGELQTVAGETQKVFWQGPSVGFDLGANASKVFTLVYKLDDAEQLFQRFPGVEGSVYVVAGVGVNYQRSGEVTLAPIRTGVGLRGGANVGYTHYTKKKSWIPF; encoded by the coding sequence ATGATTCGCTCATCTTTATTGGCGATGGTGTTAACGCTGTTTACTGGCCTGGCTGCGGCCCAGCAACCCGCTGCGACCGAAGAGGAAACAAACACCGCCACCAAAACTAATAATGGCTTTAGCCAAGAGGAAGTGCTTGAAAAAGCCAATGCCTTTTTTGGTGAAACCACCGAAGGTCTGGCAAAAGCGGTAGAGAAAGTGTTTGAAGATCAAGGCAGCCCCAATGCCATTATTGCTGGAGAAGAAATTTCTGCGGCGATATCGGTTGGGGTTCGTTACGGTAAGGGCGAGCTGCAAACGGTGGCAGGTGAAACCCAAAAAGTGTTTTGGCAAGGGCCGTCGGTAGGCTTTGATTTGGGCGCCAATGCCTCCAAGGTGTTCACGCTGGTATATAAGCTTGATGACGCAGAGCAGTTGTTCCAGCGCTTCCCCGGTGTTGAAGGCAGCGTTTACGTGGTAGCTGGCGTGGGCGTCAATTACCAACGTAGTGGCGAGGTAACGCTAGCACCGATTCGTACGGGAGTGGGCCTGCGTGGTGGTGCCAATGTGGGATACACCCATTACACTAAAAAGAAATCTTGGATTCCGTTTTAG
- the gcvP gene encoding aminomethyl-transferring glycine dehydrogenase has product MTSAIGSLFSHDEFLQRHIGPDQQELQAMLDSVGASSLDELIEQTVPASILRGAMPLPAPQGESDTLNELKAIAQKNQVAQSFIGMGYHDTITPAVILRNVLENPGWYTAYTPYQPEIAQGRLEALLNFQQVVMDLTGLELANASLLDESTAAAEAMALCKRIARKNKSNVFLIDENCHPQTIAVVKTRALPLGLDVVVADAQSALTTTECFGVLLQYPGSNGQLTDLRPLIEEAKQRDISTVVAADILSLLLLTPPGEQGADIVIGSAQRFGVPMGFGGPHAAFMATKDKFKRSLPGRIIGVSVDTKGKRALRMAMQTREQHIRREKATSNICTSQALLAVMASFYAVYHGPHGLKKIAARCNRLAGLFALGLEKMGYQCNKQFFDTICVDTGDDTGRIFNAAADQLINLRRFDSQLSISFDECSKVEDLQKLWQLFQTDQPLPNVAALDEELPQLPGIPATLQRQSEVLSHPIFNQYHSETEMLRYMKRLENKDIALNHSMIALGSCTMKLNATAEMIPITWPEFARIHPFAPKNQVSGYLEMIRQLEAQLVACTGYDHFSMQPNAGSQGEYAGLLAIKRYHESRGDHERNICLIPSSAHGTNPASAAMAGMSVVIVGCDRQGNVDIEDLKEKAQRHSGELAAIMVTYPSTHGVFEEGIRDICKIVHDCGGQVYVDGANMNALVGVAAPGEFGADVSHLNLHKTFCIPHGGGGPGMGPIGVKSHLAPFLPNHPVSSVDGIEASNDTISGATYGSAGILPISWSYIRLMGAEGLKKATQVAILNANYVAKRLSPHFPVLYTGRNDRVAHECIIDLRPLKDSSGITEEDIAKRLMDYGFHAPTMSFPVPGTLMIEPTESESQYELDRFCDAMIQIRQEIAQVESGHYPADNNPLVNAPHSYNDVVVTHWDHPYSREEAVFPVASLRENKYWPSVNRIDNVYGDRNLFCACPPIESYQ; this is encoded by the coding sequence ATGACAAGCGCTATTGGCTCACTTTTTTCCCATGACGAATTCTTGCAACGTCATATTGGCCCAGACCAACAAGAACTGCAGGCAATGCTGGATAGCGTGGGAGCATCATCGCTGGATGAGCTAATTGAACAAACCGTGCCAGCGTCGATATTACGGGGCGCCATGCCATTACCTGCCCCCCAAGGCGAAAGCGACACCCTTAATGAGCTAAAAGCCATCGCCCAGAAAAACCAAGTTGCCCAAAGTTTTATTGGCATGGGCTATCACGACACCATTACCCCCGCCGTTATTTTGCGAAATGTGCTGGAAAACCCCGGCTGGTATACCGCATATACACCCTACCAACCCGAAATTGCCCAGGGTCGGCTGGAAGCACTGCTAAACTTCCAGCAAGTAGTTATGGACCTGACGGGCCTGGAATTGGCCAACGCCTCGTTGCTTGATGAATCCACCGCTGCAGCCGAAGCCATGGCCTTATGCAAGCGCATTGCCCGCAAAAACAAGAGCAATGTGTTTTTAATTGATGAAAACTGCCACCCGCAAACCATTGCTGTCGTTAAAACCCGGGCACTGCCTCTTGGGCTCGACGTTGTGGTCGCTGACGCCCAGTCTGCCCTGACCACCACAGAATGTTTTGGCGTATTACTGCAATATCCCGGCAGCAACGGGCAGTTAACGGACCTGCGCCCACTGATAGAGGAAGCCAAGCAACGTGACATCAGCACCGTGGTCGCCGCCGATATTTTAAGCTTATTACTGCTGACACCTCCCGGCGAGCAAGGCGCAGACATTGTCATTGGCAGCGCCCAACGCTTTGGGGTGCCCATGGGCTTTGGCGGCCCCCATGCCGCCTTTATGGCCACCAAAGACAAATTCAAACGCTCCCTGCCCGGCCGCATTATTGGGGTATCGGTGGATACCAAGGGTAAACGCGCCCTGCGCATGGCCATGCAAACCCGCGAACAACACATCCGCCGGGAAAAGGCCACTTCTAACATTTGCACCTCCCAGGCACTACTGGCAGTCATGGCGTCTTTCTACGCGGTGTATCACGGCCCTCACGGTCTTAAAAAAATCGCCGCCCGCTGTAACCGCCTGGCAGGATTGTTTGCACTCGGCCTGGAAAAAATGGGGTATCAGTGCAACAAACAATTTTTTGACACCATTTGCGTTGATACCGGCGACGATACCGGCCGCATTTTTAATGCCGCCGCAGACCAGCTCATAAACCTTCGTCGCTTTGATAGCCAACTCAGCATCAGTTTTGATGAATGCAGCAAAGTTGAAGACCTGCAAAAACTTTGGCAGCTGTTTCAAACCGACCAACCCTTACCAAATGTCGCAGCCTTAGACGAAGAATTGCCCCAGCTACCCGGCATCCCCGCTACGCTACAACGTCAAAGCGAGGTGCTAAGTCATCCAATATTTAATCAATACCACTCCGAAACAGAAATGCTGCGTTATATGAAGCGGCTGGAAAATAAAGACATCGCCCTGAACCACTCGATGATCGCCTTGGGCTCCTGCACCATGAAGCTAAATGCGACCGCAGAGATGATCCCCATTACCTGGCCAGAATTTGCGCGCATCCACCCCTTTGCACCTAAAAACCAGGTCTCGGGCTACCTGGAAATGATCCGTCAATTAGAAGCGCAACTTGTCGCCTGCACTGGATACGACCATTTTTCTATGCAACCTAATGCGGGCTCCCAAGGGGAGTACGCTGGTTTGCTAGCTATAAAGCGCTACCACGAAAGCCGAGGGGACCACGAACGTAATATCTGCCTTATCCCCAGCTCAGCCCACGGTACCAACCCAGCGTCTGCAGCCATGGCGGGTATGTCCGTTGTTATTGTTGGCTGTGACCGCCAAGGCAATGTCGACATTGAGGACCTCAAAGAAAAAGCCCAACGGCATAGCGGTGAACTCGCTGCCATTATGGTCACTTACCCCTCAACACACGGGGTATTTGAAGAAGGCATTCGGGATATTTGTAAAATTGTTCACGACTGCGGTGGCCAGGTTTATGTTGATGGCGCCAATATGAATGCATTGGTAGGCGTGGCAGCGCCCGGCGAATTTGGTGCCGACGTCTCCCACTTAAACCTGCACAAAACCTTCTGTATTCCCCACGGCGGCGGCGGACCCGGCATGGGGCCTATTGGTGTAAAAAGTCATCTTGCGCCATTTTTACCCAACCATCCCGTGTCCAGCGTCGACGGAATTGAAGCCAGCAACGACACCATCTCTGGCGCCACCTATGGCAGCGCCGGCATACTGCCCATTTCGTGGAGCTATATTCGCTTGATGGGCGCAGAGGGTCTTAAAAAAGCCACCCAGGTCGCCATCCTCAACGCCAACTATGTTGCCAAGCGACTCAGCCCCCACTTCCCCGTGCTCTACACTGGGCGCAATGACCGCGTCGCACACGAGTGTATTATTGACCTGCGTCCGCTTAAAGACAGCAGCGGTATTACCGAAGAAGACATTGCCAAACGCCTTATGGATTACGGCTTTCACGCCCCAACCATGTCGTTTCCCGTGCCCGGCACACTGATGATTGAGCCTACCGAAAGCGAATCGCAGTACGAGCTGGATCGTTTCTGTGACGCCATGATCCAAATCCGTCAAGAAATTGCCCAGGTCGAAAGCGGACACTACCCGGCAGACAATAACCCGCTAGTAAATGCCCCTCATAGCTATAACGATGTTGTCGTCACTCATTGGGACCATCCCTATTCCAGAGAAGAGGCTGTTTTTCCGGTTGCCAGCTTGAGAGAAAACAAATACTGGCCATCAGTAAACCGAATCGACAATGTCTATGGCGATCGCAACCTGTTCTGTGCCTGTCCGCCTATTGAAAGCTACCAATAG
- a CDS encoding peptidoglycan-binding protein — MRLGKTILVLAIVGSLMACQLPSTQRNHIAAVPPVYTQSDERINDLEGALADALIQIEKLRAEQADTQPLSNMPPNAKSGSCYAKMLVPAQYVERSERRIVKEAQEQVDMLPAKMAWVEEQVMVSEEHIQLKVVPATYKWVEERTEVLPQRRKQVLVAPATYKTVVEQVLEVPEQQVWRAGRGAKERVDEETGEILHLETTPAKYRNISKQVLVASAKYRTEVIPAVFETLSKRVVDIPEHTVEIVHPATYKTVRVRRIVEPERQVRRVVPPEYQTFQYREKVADAKLDWREILCKPAFTTAQVSRLQKALKAAGYDPGYADGKMGKRTEEAVAEYQQAKGLAKGRVSIETFDALGLSVLSE; from the coding sequence TTGCGACTAGGTAAGACGATTTTGGTATTGGCGATTGTTGGGAGTTTGATGGCTTGTCAGTTGCCATCGACACAGCGGAATCATATTGCTGCCGTGCCGCCGGTTTATACCCAAAGTGACGAACGCATTAATGATTTGGAAGGGGCGCTGGCTGATGCCCTTATTCAAATTGAGAAGCTGCGTGCAGAACAAGCCGATACCCAGCCGTTGTCTAATATGCCTCCCAACGCGAAAAGTGGTAGTTGTTACGCCAAAATGCTGGTGCCCGCACAGTATGTAGAGCGCAGTGAACGTCGGATTGTAAAAGAAGCCCAAGAACAAGTAGACATGCTGCCAGCAAAAATGGCATGGGTAGAAGAGCAAGTGATGGTCAGCGAGGAGCATATACAGCTAAAAGTGGTGCCAGCAACCTATAAATGGGTGGAGGAGCGAACGGAGGTGTTGCCCCAACGGCGAAAACAGGTGCTGGTGGCACCGGCGACATATAAAACCGTCGTCGAACAGGTGCTGGAGGTTCCCGAGCAACAAGTTTGGCGTGCTGGTCGAGGTGCTAAAGAACGGGTTGATGAAGAAACCGGCGAAATTTTGCACCTGGAGACGACCCCTGCAAAATACCGAAACATCAGCAAACAGGTGTTGGTCGCGTCGGCAAAATACCGTACCGAAGTTATTCCAGCCGTGTTCGAAACGCTTTCTAAGCGCGTGGTGGATATTCCTGAACACACGGTGGAAATTGTCCACCCTGCTACCTATAAAACAGTTCGGGTAAGACGCATCGTCGAGCCTGAACGCCAAGTCAGGCGTGTTGTCCCCCCTGAGTACCAAACCTTTCAGTATCGAGAGAAAGTGGCCGATGCCAAATTGGATTGGCGAGAAATTCTTTGTAAACCCGCTTTTACCACTGCTCAAGTGAGCCGTTTGCAAAAAGCCTTGAAGGCAGCAGGTTACGACCCGGGTTACGCCGACGGTAAGATGGGCAAGCGTACCGAAGAGGCGGTAGCTGAATATCAGCAGGCAAAGGGGCTGGCTAAAGGGCGGGTTTCTATTGAGACCTTCGATGCATTGGGTTTGTCCGTTCTTAGCGAATAA
- a CDS encoding NUDIX hydrolase, which produces MSKDIGPWRRLSNKTVYENPWIRVEHHEVITPGGTEGIYGKVCFQSKAVGVLPLDEEGYTYLVKQFRYPLEVESWEIPEGGCPLDASAVATARKELAEETGLRAQRCFKLMDMHLSNSVCDESAEVFLALDLTQGEADLEPTEDIEVQRLALHEAIAMAMDGRITDAISVAALLKLRILLSECGGDMTKLLSTLAEVA; this is translated from the coding sequence ATGAGCAAAGACATCGGCCCTTGGCGCCGTTTAAGTAACAAAACAGTGTACGAGAATCCGTGGATACGGGTTGAGCATCATGAGGTTATTACGCCCGGTGGCACCGAGGGAATCTACGGTAAAGTTTGCTTTCAGAGCAAGGCAGTAGGGGTATTGCCGCTGGACGAAGAGGGCTATACCTACTTGGTAAAGCAGTTTCGTTACCCGCTTGAAGTTGAGAGCTGGGAGATTCCGGAAGGAGGCTGCCCCCTTGATGCATCGGCGGTGGCAACGGCCCGAAAAGAACTTGCCGAAGAGACGGGGCTGCGAGCCCAGCGCTGTTTTAAACTGATGGACATGCATTTATCAAATTCAGTATGCGATGAGTCTGCGGAGGTGTTTTTGGCTTTGGATTTGACCCAAGGAGAGGCTGATCTAGAACCCACCGAAGACATTGAAGTTCAGCGACTGGCATTGCATGAAGCAATAGCGATGGCTATGGATGGTCGGATCACCGATGCGATTAGTGTGGCGGCGTTGTTAAAATTACGGATTTTGTTGTCAGAGTGCGGAGGTGATATGACTAAATTGCTATCGACGCTTGCAGAGGTTGCTTAG
- a CDS encoding Trm112 family protein: MIDKKLLEILVCPVSKAPLEFDKERNELICRASALAYPVRDGIPVMLESEARPLNTEEKLS, encoded by the coding sequence ATGATAGACAAAAAACTGTTGGAAATACTGGTTTGCCCGGTCAGCAAGGCACCGTTGGAGTTTGATAAAGAGCGCAATGAGTTAATTTGCCGAGCTAGCGCGTTGGCGTATCCTGTGCGCGACGGCATTCCCGTCATGCTGGAATCTGAGGCTCGCCCCCTTAATACTGAAGAAAAGCTGAGCTAA
- a CDS encoding M23 family metallopeptidase has translation MKNYIAIMLFALSPSVFAEIELHGQLIQGAMVWGEVAPETRVFVGDESVKVADNGLFAFGFDRDAPEKVTLKLCAADDQCEAKVLDVEQRQYNIQRIEGVPQKTVTPPASVLDRIRKEAALVRGARAEFLYRQDFAQSFIWPLQGPITGVFGSQRVYNGSPGRPHYGVDVAGPVGAEVVAPAAGVVTLAYDDMFYSGGTLIIDHGQGISSTFIHLSKILVKEGQNIEQGQPIAEVGATGRATGPHLDWRMNWFGKRLDPELLVGDMPTRSPDKGQ, from the coding sequence ATGAAAAATTATATCGCAATTATGTTGTTTGCCCTTTCACCGTCGGTTTTTGCTGAGATTGAATTGCATGGCCAGTTGATTCAGGGCGCAATGGTATGGGGTGAAGTCGCGCCGGAAACCCGTGTTTTTGTGGGTGACGAAAGCGTTAAAGTTGCAGATAACGGCTTGTTTGCCTTTGGTTTTGATAGAGACGCGCCTGAAAAAGTAACGCTCAAACTTTGTGCCGCGGATGATCAGTGCGAAGCAAAGGTGCTGGATGTTGAGCAGCGTCAATACAATATTCAGCGTATAGAAGGCGTACCTCAAAAAACCGTTACCCCGCCGGCGTCAGTGCTGGATCGTATTAGAAAAGAAGCGGCGTTAGTCCGGGGCGCACGAGCAGAATTTTTATATCGACAAGATTTTGCCCAATCGTTTATCTGGCCGTTACAGGGGCCAATAACCGGTGTGTTCGGCAGCCAGCGTGTTTATAATGGCAGCCCCGGACGACCTCACTACGGGGTGGATGTGGCCGGACCGGTTGGCGCTGAAGTGGTTGCCCCGGCTGCTGGCGTTGTCACCTTGGCGTATGACGATATGTTTTACTCTGGCGGTACGCTGATTATTGATCATGGCCAGGGTATTTCTTCAACGTTTATCCATCTCAGTAAGATTTTGGTTAAAGAAGGCCAAAATATTGAACAGGGGCAGCCCATTGCCGAAGTGGGTGCAACAGGTCGAGCCACTGGTCCACACCTTGATTGGCGAATGAATTGGTTTGGTAAACGTTTGGACCCCGAGCTGTTAGTTGGTGATATGCCAACGCGTTCGCCGGACAAAGGCCAATAA
- a CDS encoding alpha/beta hydrolase fold domain-containing protein: MFLLSLIWAWTAWNLYRPHKQRPEALAVMSFIFGMLFGEIGLHLVALEILLTLLVISFNELSGIGDALGLAIAMASWLAIGLFYFRARRTEPVMEQAVRYALDLPADAPLPTDGIVCHEPDFKRLLNPFNFKAPGTTSFRNIEYHRENGRPLHVDIYSPQAKPKNAPVLLQIHGGAWMEKFGSKEQQAQPLMSQLAENGWICVAAQYRLSPSATFPDHIIDCKRALRWVKEHIADYGGDPDFIIATGGSAGGHLSSLLALSANTPDFQPGFEEADTRVQGCVPFYGFYDFLNEEQRGHQRIQNWVLYRVFKKTLAEAPELWKAGCPASWASEDAPPFLIIHGECDSLVPCTESQNLYEILREKSKQPVAYAELPDAQHAFDIPVSLRTQIVANTLCIYLCEMHRRYQEG; encoded by the coding sequence ATGTTTTTGCTCTCACTCATTTGGGCGTGGACCGCATGGAACCTCTACCGTCCTCACAAGCAAAGACCAGAAGCGCTTGCGGTCATGAGTTTTATCTTCGGGATGCTTTTTGGCGAAATCGGTCTCCATCTTGTCGCCTTAGAAATTCTACTCACTCTGTTAGTCATCAGCTTTAACGAACTTAGCGGCATCGGCGACGCCTTGGGGTTAGCCATCGCCATGGCCAGCTGGCTGGCCATTGGATTATTTTACTTTCGTGCTCGGCGCACTGAACCGGTTATGGAGCAAGCCGTTCGCTACGCATTAGACTTGCCCGCCGATGCCCCCCTGCCCACCGACGGTATAGTTTGCCACGAGCCCGACTTTAAGCGGCTGCTCAATCCCTTTAACTTCAAAGCGCCGGGAACCACGTCTTTTCGCAATATTGAATACCACCGTGAAAATGGTCGACCACTGCACGTTGATATATACAGCCCTCAAGCAAAGCCAAAAAACGCGCCCGTGTTATTACAAATTCATGGCGGCGCGTGGATGGAGAAATTCGGCAGCAAGGAGCAACAAGCGCAACCATTAATGTCGCAGCTCGCGGAAAATGGCTGGATCTGTGTCGCTGCACAATACCGGCTCAGCCCCAGTGCGACGTTTCCAGACCATATTATTGACTGCAAACGCGCCTTGCGCTGGGTAAAAGAACATATTGCCGACTACGGTGGTGACCCCGATTTTATTATCGCCACCGGTGGCTCAGCCGGTGGCCACCTAAGCAGCCTTTTGGCCTTGAGCGCGAACACCCCTGACTTCCAACCCGGCTTTGAAGAAGCGGATACCCGCGTCCAAGGTTGCGTACCATTTTATGGCTTCTATGATTTTCTCAATGAAGAGCAGCGCGGGCACCAGCGGATACAAAACTGGGTGCTGTATCGAGTCTTTAAAAAGACCTTAGCCGAAGCACCTGAGCTGTGGAAAGCGGGCTGCCCGGCATCGTGGGCAAGCGAAGACGCGCCGCCATTCTTGATCATTCATGGTGAGTGCGACTCGCTGGTGCCCTGCACTGAGTCTCAAAATCTTTATGAAATACTCAGGGAGAAATCAAAACAGCCTGTTGCTTACGCCGAACTGCCCGATGCCCAGCATGCCTTTGACATCCCGGTATCACTGCGCACACAAATTGTGGCAAACACGCTCTGTATTTATCTTTGCGAAATGCACCGGCGCTATCAGGAAGGATAA
- the greB gene encoding transcription elongation factor GreB, which produces MSRYRPPRPQGSNYITPQGERALRTELRELWKVERPQVTAVVHEAAKNGDRSENGDYIYGKRRLREIDSRVRFLTKRLENLTVVAELPSDRQRVFFGAWVTVEKDDDGEQQRYRIVGPDEFDLSKNHLSMDSPFARAMLGKRLNDEFVVASPTGEQVYYIAAIDYEPL; this is translated from the coding sequence ATGTCGAGATACCGACCACCTCGCCCACAAGGCTCCAACTACATCACCCCCCAAGGTGAACGAGCGCTCCGAACAGAGCTTAGAGAGCTCTGGAAAGTAGAGCGCCCCCAAGTCACTGCGGTGGTACACGAGGCCGCCAAAAATGGCGACCGCTCAGAAAATGGTGACTACATTTATGGTAAACGTCGGCTGCGAGAAATAGATAGCCGAGTTCGATTTTTAACCAAACGCCTAGAAAATCTCACTGTTGTCGCTGAGCTCCCTAGCGACCGGCAACGGGTCTTTTTTGGCGCCTGGGTCACCGTCGAAAAAGATGACGATGGTGAGCAGCAACGCTATCGTATCGTGGGTCCAGATGAGTTTGACCTCAGTAAAAACCACCTGTCGATGGACTCGCCATTTGCCCGAGCCATGCTCGGAAAACGGTTAAATGACGAATTCGTCGTTGCAAGCCCTACCGGAGAACAGGTTTACTATATCGCCGCCATTGACTATGAACCGCTCTAG
- a CDS encoding uracil-DNA glycosylase family protein — MSALPNILSDIRACQHCAAHLPLGPRPVVVAEPRAKIVLIGQAPGTRVHKTGIPWNDPSGDRLRQWLQMDRTQFYSDPRLAIMPMGFCYPGKGKSGDLPPRPECAPKWHDLLLKHLPHVKLVLLIGQYAQRYYLPTSLQKAHPTLTARVKNHDGSGLFFPLPHPSPRNQIWLKKNPWFNDDTLSKLRERVTACLEAA; from the coding sequence ATGAGTGCATTGCCAAACATCTTGTCTGATATCCGAGCTTGCCAACACTGCGCGGCGCATTTGCCGCTGGGACCGCGGCCAGTTGTGGTGGCGGAGCCGCGGGCAAAAATAGTATTGATTGGCCAAGCGCCAGGCACGCGTGTTCACAAAACCGGGATTCCCTGGAATGATCCCTCTGGCGATCGGCTTCGGCAGTGGCTGCAGATGGACCGGACGCAATTTTATTCTGATCCTCGTCTTGCCATTATGCCGATGGGTTTTTGCTACCCCGGCAAAGGCAAATCTGGCGATTTGCCGCCGCGGCCGGAGTGCGCGCCCAAATGGCATGACTTGCTATTGAAGCATCTACCCCATGTCAAGTTAGTGCTGCTAATTGGCCAGTATGCGCAACGGTATTATTTGCCGACGTCCCTGCAAAAAGCGCACCCCACGCTGACGGCTAGAGTGAAGAACCACGATGGCAGCGGGCTATTTTTTCCGCTACCCCATCCGTCACCTCGTAATCAAATTTGGCTGAAAAAGAATCCTTGGTTTAATGACGATACGCTGTCTAAGCTTCGGGAGCGGGTGACGGCGTGCCTGGAGGCAGCATGA